The Candidatus Methylomirabilota bacterium genome includes a window with the following:
- the pilM gene encoding type IV pilus assembly protein PilM, producing the protein MFKMPFLQKRRNTFGLDVGSSTIKALQLSQNGGGFKLAALGIASLPPDVIVEGTIREPAVVTEAIQEAVSRAGISTKDAAIALSGRELIIKKIQIPTVPAKELQDAMQLEAEHHIPFAIDEVYLDYHVVGKPEETMDLILVAVKKSKVTEYVSVVEAAGLNPVVVDVDGFALGNQFELNQPDEHGEAVALVDIGASAMKTNVVRDGTSIFARDIPFGGKNYTQAIAQQLRVSIEQAEAAKLGKDVGIPWDSIVGALEAVSRELSLEIQRTFDYFASTAESERIGKIVLAGGCAQLPGLVDYLSSTWGIRVEVARPFDRIHVGSAYADTVATAGPGLAVAVGLGLRRAGDKDQ; encoded by the coding sequence ATGTTCAAGATGCCGTTCTTGCAGAAGCGGCGGAACACGTTCGGCTTGGACGTTGGGTCCAGCACCATCAAGGCACTTCAACTCAGCCAGAATGGTGGGGGGTTCAAGCTGGCCGCGCTCGGCATCGCGTCGTTGCCGCCCGACGTGATCGTGGAAGGCACGATCAGGGAGCCGGCTGTAGTCACCGAAGCCATCCAAGAGGCCGTGAGCCGCGCGGGTATCAGCACGAAGGACGCGGCCATCGCGCTCTCTGGCCGTGAGCTTATCATCAAGAAGATTCAGATCCCGACGGTGCCGGCCAAGGAACTCCAGGATGCCATGCAGCTCGAGGCCGAGCATCACATCCCTTTCGCGATCGATGAGGTCTATCTCGACTACCACGTCGTGGGCAAGCCCGAGGAGACGATGGATCTCATTCTCGTCGCCGTCAAAAAGTCCAAGGTAACGGAGTACGTCTCGGTCGTGGAGGCGGCGGGGCTCAACCCTGTGGTCGTCGACGTGGATGGCTTCGCGCTGGGCAACCAGTTCGAGCTGAATCAGCCCGACGAGCACGGTGAGGCCGTGGCCCTGGTAGACATCGGCGCCTCGGCGATGAAGACCAACGTCGTCCGGGACGGAACCTCGATCTTCGCCCGCGACATCCCGTTCGGGGGAAAGAACTACACCCAGGCCATCGCCCAGCAGTTGCGGGTCTCGATTGAGCAGGCGGAAGCGGCCAAGCTCGGCAAGGACGTGGGGATCCCCTGGGACTCGATCGTCGGCGCTCTGGAGGCGGTCTCTCGGGAGCTGTCGCTCGAGATCCAGCGCACCTTCGATTACTTCGCCTCGACCGCCGAATCCGAGCGTATCGGCAAGATCGTTTTGGCGGGCGGCTGCGCTCAATTGCCGGGCCTTGTCGATTACCTCTCGTCGACGTGGGGCATCCGGGTCGAGGTCGCCCGGCCTTTCGACCGCATCCACGTCGGTTCCGCCTACGCCGATACCGTGGCCACGGCCGGGCCGGGGCTCGCCGTCGCCGTTGGACTGGGGTTGAGGCGCGCCGGAGACAAAGACCAGTGA
- a CDS encoding PilN domain-containing protein, whose protein sequence is MIKINLVPPERRRRRAGLSLELPSFNLGVLFAVVYLLAIVGIGVTWLWRSATESRLTAQVQKDKVELSVLKATIGQGTKIKEQHAALKARLQAIDELSKNQHRSIALLDAFVNTVPPDLWINTLEDKGAALRVSGTAHSPTAISDFMSNLRRSGRFKDIDILIAKQDLAKNPRPVTFEVTCRFEI, encoded by the coding sequence GTGATCAAGATTAACCTGGTCCCCCCTGAGAGACGGCGCCGTCGCGCCGGCCTCTCCCTTGAGCTGCCCAGCTTCAACCTCGGTGTACTCTTCGCGGTCGTCTACCTTCTGGCCATCGTTGGGATCGGTGTGACCTGGCTGTGGCGGTCGGCGACGGAGTCCCGGTTGACGGCTCAGGTGCAAAAGGACAAGGTGGAGCTATCCGTCTTGAAGGCCACGATCGGTCAGGGAACGAAGATCAAGGAGCAGCACGCCGCGCTGAAGGCCCGCCTCCAGGCGATCGACGAACTGAGCAAGAATCAGCACCGGTCGATCGCGCTCCTCGATGCCTTCGTCAACACGGTCCCTCCGGACCTCTGGATCAACACGTTGGAGGACAAGGGCGCGGCGCTGAGGGTCTCGGGAACCGCCCACTCGCCTACGGCGATCTCTGACTTCATGTCGAACCTGCGCCGGTCTGGACGCTTCAAGGACATCGACATCCTCATCGCCAAGCAGGATCTCGCCAAGAACCCTCGGCCGGTGACCTTCGAAGTCACCTGTCGATT